Proteins encoded by one window of Arabidopsis thaliana chromosome 2, partial sequence:
- the GPX1 gene encoding glutathione peroxidase 1 (glutathione peroxidase 1 (GPX1); FUNCTIONS IN: glutathione peroxidase activity; INVOLVED IN: oxidation reduction, response to oxidative stress; LOCATED IN: chloroplast thylakoid membrane, chloroplast stroma, chloroplast, chloroplast envelope; EXPRESSED IN: 23 plant structures; EXPRESSED DURING: 13 growth stages; CONTAINS InterPro DOMAIN/s: Thioredoxin fold (InterPro:IPR012335), Thioredoxin-like fold (InterPro:IPR012336), Glutathione peroxidase (InterPro:IPR000889); BEST Arabidopsis thaliana protein match is: glutathione peroxidase 7 (TAIR:AT4G31870.1); Has 7896 Blast hits to 7895 proteins in 1765 species: Archae - 2; Bacteria - 4003; Metazoa - 799; Fungi - 210; Plants - 390; Viruses - 8; Other Eukaryotes - 2484 (source: NCBI BLink).), whose amino-acid sequence MVSMTTSSSSYGTFSTVVNSSRPNSSATFLVPSLKFSTGISNFANLSNGFSLKSPINPGFLFKSRPFTVQARAAAEKTVHDFTVKDIDGKDVALNKFKGKVMLIVNVASRCGLTSSNYSELSHLYEKYKTQGFEILAFPCNQFGFQEPGSNSEIKQFACTRFKAEFPIFDKVDVNGPSTAPIYEFLKSNAGGFLGGLIKWNFEKFLIDKKGKVVERYPPTTSPFQIEKDIQKLLAA is encoded by the exons ATGGTTTCCATGactacttcatcttcttcgtacGGAACATTCTCTACAGTCGTCAACAGTTCTAGACCTAATTCCTCAGCAACCTTTCTCGTCCCTTCCTTGAAATTCTCCACCGGAATATCGAATTTCGCGAATCTGAGTAATGGGTTTTCTCTAAAATCTCCAATTAATCCTGGGTTTCTCTTCAAGTCTCGTCCTTTCACTGTCCAAGCTAGAGCTGCTGCAGAAAAAACCGTTCACGATTTCACCGTTAAG GACATTGATGGGAAGGATGTTGCTTTGAACAAATTCAAGGGGAAAGTTATGTTGATTGTCAATGTTGCTTCAAGATG TGGTTTGACATCATCAAATTACTCAGAGCTTTCACATCTGTACGAGAAATACAAAACTCAAG GATTTGAGATTCTAGCTTTTCCCTGCAATCAGTTTGGTTTCCAAGAGCCCGGGTCAAACTCCGAGATCAAACAATTCGCTTGCACCCGGTTTAAAGCAGAGTTCCCTATATTTGATAAG GTTGACGTGAATGGACCAAGCACAGCGCCGATCTACGAGTTCTTGAAATCAAACGCAGGAGGATTCTTGGGTGGTCTCATTAAATGGAACTTTGAGAAGTTCTTGATTGATAAAAAGGGAAAGGTCGTTGAGAGGTACCCTCCCACCACATCCCCTTTCCAAATCGAG AAAGACATCCAGAAGTTGCTTGCCGCTTAA
- a CDS encoding actin-binding FH2 (formin 2) family protein (Actin-binding FH2 (Formin Homology) protein; FUNCTIONS IN: actin binding; INVOLVED IN: cellular component organization, actin cytoskeleton organization; CONTAINS InterPro DOMAIN/s: Actin-binding FH2/DRF autoregulatory (InterPro:IPR003104), C2 calcium/lipid-binding domain, CaLB (InterPro:IPR008973), Actin-binding FH2 (InterPro:IPR015425), Tensin phosphatase, C2 domain (InterPro:IPR014020); BEST Arabidopsis thaliana protein match is: Actin-binding FH2/DRF autoregulatory protein (TAIR:AT3G32400.1); Has 35333 Blast hits to 34131 proteins in 2444 species: Archae - 798; Bacteria - 22429; Metazoa - 974; Fungi - 991; Plants - 531; Viruses - 0; Other Eukaryotes - 9610 (source: NCBI BLink).) yields MALFRKFFHRKPPEGLLEISERVYVFDCCLTTDMLEDEDYRVYVSRIMSQLREQFPGASFMVFNFRDGDSRSRMESVLTEYDMTIMDYPRHYEGCPLLTMETVHHFLKSAESWLLLSQQNILLSHCELGGWPTLAFMLASLLLYRKQFSGEHRTLEMIYKQAPRELLQLMSPLNPLPSQLRFLQYISRRNVGSQWPPLDQALTLDCVNLRLIPDFDGEGGCRPIFRIYGQDPFMASDRTSKVLFSMPKRSKAVRQYKQADCELVKIDINCHILGDVVLECITLGSDLEREEMMFRVVFNTAFLRSNILTLNRGEIDVLWNTTDRFPKDFSAEVIFSEMGAGKKLASVDLPHMEEKDVLPMEAFAKVQEIFSEAEWLDPNSDVAVTVFNQITAANILQESLDSGSPRSPDSRSLLESALEKVKEKTKLMISENIVSSPDTSSPEKEKDTMSSHKSYADPNSILKKVDESRGLRVSVQRNVHSKIFSPRMVQSPVTSPLPNRSPTQGSPASISRFHSSPSSLGITSILHDHGSCKDEESTSSSPASPSISFLPTLHPLTSSQPKKASPQCPQSPTPVHSNGPPSAEAAVTSSPLPPLKPLRILSRPPPPPPPPPISSLRSTPSPSSTSNSIATQGPPPPPPPPPLQSHRSALSSSPLPPPLPPKKLLATTNPPPPPPPPLHSNSRMGAPTSSLVLKSPPVPPPPAPAPLSRSHNGNIPPVPGPPLGLKGRGILQNLKGQGQTRKANLKPYHWLKLTRAVQGSLWAEAQKSDEAATAPDFDISELEKLFSAVNLSSDSENNGGKSGRRARPKVEKVQLIELRRAYNCEIMLSKVKIPLPDLMSSVLALDESVIDVDQVDNLIKFCPTKEEAELLKGFTGNKETLGRCEQFFLELLKVPRVETKLRVFSFKIQFHSQVTDLRRGLNTIHSAANEVRGSAKLKRIMQTILSLGNALNHGTARETLVLFKNLNSLLHFFLYISSLLTGSAIGFRLDSLLKLTDTRSRNSKMTLMHYLCKVLAEKLPELLNFPKDLVSLEAATKIQLKYLAEEMQAISKGLEKVVQEFTASETDGQISKHFRMNLKEFLSVAEGEVRSLASLYSTVGGSADALALYFGEDPARVPFEQVVSTLQNFVRIFVRSHEENCKQVEFEKKRAQKEAENEKLKKGVYNEN; encoded by the exons ATGGCGTTGTTTAGAAAGTTCTTTCACAGAAAACCTCCTGAAGGGTTGCTTGAGATCTCAGAGAGAGTTTACG TCTTTGATTGCTGCTTAACCACGGATATgttggaagatgaagattacAGAGTTTATGTGAGCCGCATAATGAGTCAGTTAAGGGAACAGTTTCCCGGTGCATCATTCATGGTGTTTAATTTCCGGGATGGAGATAGCAGAAGCCGGATGGAGAGTGTACTAACTGAGTATGACATGACCATCATGGACTATCCTCGCCATTATGAAGGTTGCCCTTTGCTTACAATGGAAACGGTGCATCACTTCCTAAAATCAGCTGAAAGTTGGTTATTGTTAAGTCAACAGAATATCTTATTGTCGCACTGTGAGCTTGGCGGATGGCCGACTTTAGCTTTTATGCTTGCTTCGCTCTTGTTATACCGCAAACAGTTTAGTGGAGAACACAGAACACTAGAAATGATATATAAGCAGGCTCCTCGTGAGTTGTTACAGCTAATGTCTCCACTAAATCCGCTGCCTTCACAGTTGAGGTTTCTTCAGTATATCTCGAGGAGGAATGTTGGCTCACAATGGCCACCGCTAGACCAGGCCCTTACATTAGACTGTGTTAATCTTAGACTGATTCCTGATTTTGATGGTGAGGGTGGTTGCCGACCCATATTCAGAATATATGGTCAAGATCCTTTTATGGCTTCTGATCGGACTTCAAAAGTTCTTTTCTCGATGCCTAAAAGAAGCAAAGCTGTTAGGCAATATAAGCAG GCAGATTGTGAACTGGTAAAGATTGACATCAATTGCCATATTCTCGGTGATGTCGTGCTAGAGTGCATTACCCTAGGTAGTGATCTTGAGAGGGAAGAGATGATGTTTCGGGTCGTGTTCAATACTGCATTTCTTAGATCAAACATTCTAACACTTAACCGTGGTGAGATTGATGTACTGTGGAATACAACGGATCGGTTTCCCAAGGATTTCAGTGCAGAG GTTATATTTTCGGAGATGGGTGCTGGTAAAAAGCTTGCCTCTGTTGATCTGCCACATATGGAGGAAAAAGATGTTTTACCTATGGAAGCATTTGCTAAGGTTCAAGAGATATTTAGTGAAGCTGAATGGTTGGATCCAAATTCTGATGTTGCTGTGACTGTTTTCAACCAAATAACAGCAGCAAATATCCTTCAAGAAAGCTTGGATTCAGGTTCTCCTCGAAGCCCTGACTCACGTAGCCTATTGGAATCGGCACTTGAGAAAGTTAAGGAGAAAACCAAGTTGATGATATCGGAAAATATTGTTTCAAGTCCTGATACATCCTCTcctgaaaaagagaaagatacaATGTCCTCTCATAAATCTTATGCAGATCCGAATTCAATCCTTAAGAAGGTTGACGAATCGCGTGGACTTCGAGTTTCAGTCCAAAGAAATGTTCACTCAAAGATATTTTCACCTCGAATGGTCCAAAGTCCAGTAACATCACCACTTCCAAACCGTAGCCCCACACAAGGATCACCTGCTTCAATATCCAGATTTCACAGCTCACCCTCTAGCCTTGGGATCACTTCAATATTACATGATCATGGTTCATGTAAAGATGAAGAGTCTACTTCATCATCACCAGCTTCACCGTCAATTTCGTTTCTACCAACATTGCATCCGCTGACATCATCGCAACCCAAAAAAGCTTCTCCACAATGTCCACAGTCTCCCACACCTGTTCATTCAAATGGCCCTCCTTCAGCAGAAGCAGCAGTGACGTCATCACCATTGCCACCACTGAAGCCACTGAGGATTTTGTCTCGTCCGCCTCCACCCCCACCCCCACCTCCCATATCCTCTCTGCGCTCCACTCCTTCACCAAGTTCCACCAGCAATTCCATAGCAACACAAGGgcctcctccacctccacctccgCCTCCTCTACAATCTCACCGTTCTGcactttcatcttctcctctGCCACCACCTTTACCTCCAAAGAAATTGTTAGCTACAACTaatcctccacctccaccaccaccacctttGCATTCTAATTCTCGAATGGGAGCCCCCACAAGTTCTTTGGTGTTGAAATCTCCTCCTGTTCCTCCTCCACCTGCCCCTGCACCATTGTCTCGTTCTCATAATGGAAATATTCCTCCAGTCCCTGGACCACCATTGGGTTTAAAGGGGCGTGGGATTTTACAGAATCTTAAAGGTCAGGGTCAAACGAGAAAGGCCAACTTGAAACCGTATCATTGGTTAAAGCTTACTAGGGCAGTGCAAGGAAGTTTATGGGCTGAAGCGCAGAAATCTGATGAAGCTGCAAC TGCTCCAGATTTTGACATCTCTGAGCTTGAGAAACTCTTCTCAGCAGTGAATCTTAGCTCTGACAGTGAAAACAATGGTGGGAAATCAGGTCGACGTGCCCGACCTAAAGTTGAGAAAGTGCAGCTG ATTGAGCTCAGACGAGCATACAACTGTGAGATCATGCTCTCTAAAGTTAAAATACCTTTGCCTGATTTGATG AGTTCTGTTCTTGCTTTGGATGAGTCAGTGATAGATGTTGATCAAGTTGACAATCTAATAAAGTTTTGtccaacaaaagaagaagcagaattgCTCAAG GGCTTCACtggaaataaagaaactttgGGGCGGTGTGAGCAG TTCTTTTTAGAACTGCTGAAAGTTCCTCGAGTGGAGACTAAGCTAAGGGTTTTCTCATTCAAGATTCAGTTTCACTCCCAA GTTACTGATCTTAGAAGAGGTTTGAATACCATACATAGTGCAGCCAATGAG GTTAGAGGCTCGGCTAAACTAAAAAGAATCATGCAAACTATACTTTCCTTGGGCAATGCATTGAACCACGGGACTGCAAGGG AGACATTGGTTCTATTCAAGAATTTGAATTCGcttctgcatttttttttatatatttcttctcttttgacaGGCTCAGCTATCGGATTTCGCCTGGATAGTCTTCTGAAACTCACTGACACTAGATCCCGTAACAGTAAGATGACTCTGATGCACTATCTCTGTAAG GTGCTTGCCGAGAAACTTCCAGAGCTACTTAATTTTCCAAAAGACTTGGTGAGCTTGGAGGCTGCGACAAAg ATTCAACTAAAATACCTGGCAGAGGAGATGCAAGCAATTAGCAAAGGGTTGGAGAAAGTTGTACAAGAGTTTACTGCATCTGAAACTGATGGtcaaatatcaaaacactTTCGAATG AACTTGAAAGAGTTTCTTAGCGTTGCTGAAGGAGAAGTAAGGTCCTTGGCTTCTCTCTATTCGACTGTG GGTGGAAGCGCCGATGCTTTGGCGTTATACTTCGGAGAAGATCCAGCTCGTGTCCCATTTGAGCAAG TTGTATCCACTCTGCAAAACTTTGTTAGAATATTTGTGCGATCACACGAGGAAAACTGCAAGCAAGTTgagtttgagaagaagagagcacAGAAGGAAGCAGAGAATGAAAAACTTAAGAAAGGTGTGTACAATGAGAATTGA
- a CDS encoding Protein phosphatase 2C family protein (Protein phosphatase 2C family protein; FUNCTIONS IN: protein serine/threonine phosphatase activity, catalytic activity; INVOLVED IN: protein amino acid dephosphorylation, N-terminal protein myristoylation; LOCATED IN: plasma membrane; EXPRESSED IN: 23 plant structures; EXPRESSED DURING: 13 growth stages; CONTAINS InterPro DOMAIN/s: Protein phosphatase 2C, manganese/magnesium aspartate binding site (InterPro:IPR000222), Protein phosphatase 2C-related (InterPro:IPR001932), Protein phosphatase 2C (InterPro:IPR015655), Protein phosphatase 2C, N-terminal (InterPro:IPR014045); BEST Arabidopsis thaliana protein match is: Protein phosphatase 2C family protein (TAIR:AT4G31860.1); Has 7077 Blast hits to 6871 proteins in 489 species: Archae - 6; Bacteria - 362; Metazoa - 1785; Fungi - 803; Plants - 2775; Viruses - 7; Other Eukaryotes - 1339 (source: NCBI BLink).): MGTYLSSPKTEKLSEDGENDKLRFGLSSMQGWRATMEDAHAAILDLDDKTSFFGVYDGHGGKVVAKFCAKYLHQQVISNEAYKTGDVETSLRRAFFRMDDMMQGQRGWRELAVLGDKMNKFSGMIEGFIWSPRSGDTNNQPDSWPLEDGPHSDFTGPTSGCTACVALIKDKKLFVANAGDSRCVISRKSQAYNLSKDHKPDLEVEKERILKAGGFIHAGRINGSLNLTRAIGDMEFKQNKFLPSEKQMVTADPDINTIDLCDDDDFLVVACDGIWDCMSSQELVDFIHEQLKSETKLSTVCEKVVDRCLAPDTATGEGCDNMTIILVQFKKPNPSETEPEDSKPEPSEDEPSSSS, encoded by the exons ATGGGTACATACCTAAGTTCTCCGAAAACTGAAAAGTTATCAGAAGATGGTGAGAATGATAAGCTCAGATTTGGTTTATCGTCTATGCAAGGTTGGCGCGCTACCATGGAAGACGCG CATGCTGCAATTCTTGATCTTGATGATAAGACATCGTTCTTCGGTGTGTATGATGGCCATGGAG GTAAAGTCGTTGCAAAGTTCTGTGCCAAGTATCTACACCAGCAGGTTATCAGTAATGAAGCGTATAAAACTGGAGACGTCGAAACATCTCTTCGAAGAGCATTCTTTAg AATGGATGACATGATGCAAGGACAAAGAGGATGGCGAGAGTTAGCTGTACTTGGCGACAAGATGAACAAATTTAGCGGCATGATTGAAGGATTTATATGGTCACCAAGAAGCGGTGACACCAATAACCAACCCGATAGTTGGCCTCTTGAAGat GGTCCTCATTCTGATTTCACGGGACCTACCTCGGGGTGCACAGCGTGTGTAGCTCTTATTAAAGATAAGAAGCTCTTTGTTGCAAATGCCGGTGACTCACGTTGTGTGATATCAAGAAAGAGTCAGGCTTACAATCTTTCTAAAGATCACAAGCCTGATCTTgaagttgaaaaagaaaggataTTGAAAGCTGGTGGCTTTATTCACGCTGGGAGAATCAATGGAAGCTTGAATCTGACAAGAGCCATTG GTGATATGGAGTTCAAGCAGAATAAGTTTTTACCATCTGAAAAGCAAATGGTTACTGCTGATCCAGATATAAACACT ATTGACctatgtgatgatgatgactttcTTGTTGTTGCTTGCGATGGAATATG GGATTGTATGTCAAGCCAGGAACTAGTTGATTTTATCCATGAACAGTTAAAATCT gaaacaaaactttcaacAGTATGTGAAAAGGTTGTTGATAGATGTTTGGCTCCAGATACAGCGACTGGTGAAGGTTGTGATAATATGACCATCATCTTGGTTCAGTTCAAGAAGCCTAACCCATCTGAGACTGAACCAGAAGATTCCAAACCAGAACCAAGCGAAGATGAGCCGAGCTCATCAAGCTAG
- the CIPK16 gene encoding CBL-interacting protein kinase 16 (CBL-interacting protein kinase 16 (CIPK16); FUNCTIONS IN: protein serine/threonine kinase activity, protein kinase activity, kinase activity, ATP binding; INVOLVED IN: signal transduction, protein amino acid phosphorylation; EXPRESSED IN: stem, root, stamen; EXPRESSED DURING: 4 anthesis; CONTAINS InterPro DOMAIN/s: Protein kinase, ATP binding site (InterPro:IPR017441), Serine/threonine-protein kinase domain (InterPro:IPR002290), NAF/FISL domain (InterPro:IPR018451), Serine/threonine-protein kinase-like domain (InterPro:IPR017442), Protein kinase-like domain (InterPro:IPR011009), Serine/threonine-protein kinase, active site (InterPro:IPR008271), NAF domain (InterPro:IPR004041), CBL-interacting protein kinase (InterPro:IPR020660), Protein kinase, catalytic domain (InterPro:IPR000719), Calcium/calmodulin-dependent protein kinase-like (InterPro:IPR020636); BEST Arabidopsis thaliana protein match is: CBL-interacting protein kinase 5 (TAIR:AT5G10930.1); Has 131103 Blast hits to 128839 proteins in 4426 species: Archae - 199; Bacteria - 15263; Metazoa - 48327; Fungi - 13205; Plants - 31908; Viruses - 544; Other Eukaryotes - 21657 (source: NCBI BLink).) has product MEESNRSSTVLFDKYNIGRLLGTGNFAKVYHGTEISTGDDVAIKVIKKDHVFKRRGMMEQIEREIAVMRLLRHPNVVELREVMATKKKIFFVMEYVNGGELFEMIDRDGKLPEDLARKYFQQLISAVDFCHSRGVFHRDIKPENLLLDGEGDLKVTDFGLSALMMPEGLGGRRGSSDDLLHTRCGTPAYVAPEVLRNKGYDGAMADIWSCGIVLYALLAGFLPFIDENVMTLYTKIFKAECEFPPWFSLESKELLSRLLVPDPEQRISMSEIKMIPWFRKNFTPSVAFSIDETIPSPPEPPTKKKKKDLNEKEDDGASPRSFNAFQFITSMSSGFDLSNLFEIKRKPKRMFTSKFPAKSVKERLETAAREMDMRVKHVKDCKMKLQRRTEGRKGRLSVTAEVFEVAPEVSVVEFCKTSGDTLEYYLFCEDDVRPALKDIVWSWQGDDDEDDVTTNDNVDTNDNKINNVS; this is encoded by the exons ATGGAAGAATCAAACCGTAGTAGTACTGTCTTGTTCGACAAATACAACATCGGAAGACTTCTCGGAACCGGTAACTTCGCCAAAGTGTATCACGGAACAGAGATCTCCACCGGCGATGACGTGGCAATCAAAGTCATCAAAAAAGACCACGTTTTCAAACGTCGTGGCATGATGGAGCAAATCGAACGAGAGATCGCCGTCATGCGTCTCCTCCGTCATCCAAACGTGGTCGAGCTCCGCGAAGTAATGgctacaaagaagaagattttcttCGTCATGGAGTACGTCAACGGCGGAGAGCTTTTCGAAATGATCGATAGAGATGGGAAGCTCCCGGAGGATCTAGCCAGAAAGTATTTCCAACAATTGATATCCGCGGTGGATTTTTGCCACAGCCGCGGTGTTTTCCACCGCGATATTAAACCCGAGAATCTGTTGCTTGACGGAGAAGGTGATCTTAAGGTAACGGATTTCGGACTTTCCGCATTGATGATGCCAGAAGGGCTAGGTGGCAGGCGTGGTAGCAGCGATGATCTTTTACATACGCGGTGCGGGACACCGGCTTACGTGGCGCCGGAGGTTTTACGGAATAAAGGATACGACGGAGCTATGGCTGATATTTGGTCGTGCGGGATTGTTTTGTATGCACTCCTTGCTGGCTTCTTGCCGTTTATCGACGAAAACGTCATGACATTGTACAC GAAGATCTTCAAGGCGGAATGCGAGTTCCCACCGTGGTTTTCCTTAGAATCCAAGGAACTACTCTCAAGATTGCTTGTGCCGGATCCTGAACAAAGAATTTCAATGTCAGAGATCAAAATGATTCCATGGTTCCGAAAGAACTTTACACCATCAGTAGCCTTTTCGATAGACGAAACGATCCCATCTCCACCGGAGCcaccaacaaagaaaaagaagaaagacctAAACGAGAAAGAAGACGACGGAGCTTCACCAAGATCCTTCAACGCCTTCCAATTCATCACATCAATGTCTTCAGGTTTCGATCTCTCTAACCTATTCGAGATAAAACGAAAGCCAAAGCGGATGTTCACATCGAAGTTCCCGGCGAAATCTGTTAAAGAGAGGCTGGAGACGGCGGCGCGTGAGATGGATATGAGAGTGAAACATGTAAAAGACTGCAAGATGAAGCTGCAAAGAAGAACAGAAGGTCGTAAAGGAAGGCTCTCGGTGACGGCGGAAGTATTCGAAGTCGCTCCTGAAGTCTCTGTCGTGGAGTTCTGCAAAACCTCGGGGGATACGTTGGAGTATTACCTCTTCTGTGAGGATGACGTCAGACCAGCTCTTAAAGACATTGTATGGTCATGGcaaggtgatgatgatgaagacgatgtTACCACTAATGATAATGTTGACAcaaatgataacaaaataaataatgtttcaTGA
- the ENODL14 gene encoding early nodulin-like protein 14 (early nodulin-like protein 14 (ENODL14); FUNCTIONS IN: electron carrier activity, copper ion binding; LOCATED IN: anchored to plasma membrane, plasma membrane, anchored to membrane; EXPRESSED IN: 20 plant structures; EXPRESSED DURING: 13 growth stages; CONTAINS InterPro DOMAIN/s: Plastocyanin-like (InterPro:IPR003245), Cupredoxin (InterPro:IPR008972); BEST Arabidopsis thaliana protein match is: early nodulin-like protein 15 (TAIR:AT4G31840.1); Has 35333 Blast hits to 34131 proteins in 2444 species: Archae - 798; Bacteria - 22429; Metazoa - 974; Fungi - 991; Plants - 531; Viruses - 0; Other Eukaryotes - 9610 (source: NCBI BLink).) — MFLSASMASSSLHVAIFSLIFLFSLAAANEVTVGGKSGDWKIPPSSSYSFTEWAQKARFKVGDFIVFRYESGKDSVLEVTKEAYNSCNTTNPLANYTDGETKVKLDRSGPFYFISGANGHCEKGQKLSLVVISPRHSVISPAPSPVEFEDGPALAPAPISGSVRLGGCYVVLGLVLGLCAWF, encoded by the exons ATGTTTCTATCGGCATCtatggcttcttcttcacttcacGTTGCTATCTTCTCTTTAATCTTCTTATTCTCACTCGCCGCTGCAAATGAAGTCACCGTCGGTGGAAAATCCGGCGACTGGAAGATCcctccttcctcttcttacTCATTCACTGAGTGGGCTCAAAAAGCTCGCTTCAAAGTCGGCGACTTTATTG ttttccgGTATGAATCTGGTAAAGACTCTGTTTTGGAAGTAACAAAAGAAGCTTACAACAGCTGCAACACCACGAACCCTTTGGCTAACTACACTGATGGAGAAACCAAGGTGAAATTGGACAGGTCTGGTCCTTTCTACTTCATTAGTGGAGCTAATGGTCACTGTGAGAAAGGTCAGAAGCTGAGCCTTGTTGTGATCAGTCCTCGTCACAGTGTCATCTCTCCAGCTCCTTCTCCGGTTGAATTCGAAGATGGTCCAGCTTTGGCTCCAGCTCCCATTAGCGGCTCAGTTAGGCTTGGTGGTTGTTATGTTGTGTTAGGTCTTGTTCTTGGTCTATGTGCTTGGTTCTGA